In a genomic window of Candidatus Acetothermia bacterium:
- a CDS encoding RNA polymerase sigma factor RpoD/SigA, translated as MATRVHSGRHAMDEVQEGLTFPDQDELDVLRLYLSEVTRIPLLTESEEQDLARRMRCGDRAARERLIVSHLRLVVSVAREYGETGLDLLDLIQEGNLGLIEAADRFDPERGFRFSTYARWWIRQAIGAAIERHSQMIRIPVHLFRAIVRLQRLKASFGAEGIEEWADLILAPGMTLDRVRQAERTVADVISLDLPVAEEEGGEALEELIPDTSMPSPERAALEELFREELLEMVGRLPPRDAQILRLRYGLEGARPQALAEIGEALGVSRERARQLEERALRRLKEAWGEKALEFYRRLITEA; from the coding sequence ATGGCGACACGGGTACACTCCGGCCGACACGCCATGGACGAGGTGCAGGAAGGGCTGACGTTTCCGGACCAGGACGAGCTGGATGTCCTCAGGCTCTATCTTTCGGAGGTGACCCGCATCCCCCTCCTCACGGAGTCCGAGGAGCAGGACCTCGCCCGTCGCATGCGCTGTGGCGACCGGGCTGCTCGGGAACGCCTCATCGTCTCCCACCTGCGCCTGGTGGTGTCGGTGGCCCGCGAGTACGGCGAGACCGGCCTCGACCTCCTCGACCTCATCCAGGAGGGGAACCTAGGCCTGATCGAGGCGGCGGACCGGTTCGACCCCGAACGGGGCTTCCGGTTCTCCACCTACGCCCGATGGTGGATCCGCCAGGCGATCGGGGCGGCCATCGAGCGCCACTCCCAGATGATCCGGATCCCGGTGCACCTGTTCCGGGCCATCGTCCGCTTGCAGCGGCTCAAGGCGAGCTTCGGTGCCGAGGGGATCGAGGAATGGGCCGATCTCATCCTCGCTCCGGGGATGACCCTGGACCGGGTGCGCCAAGCGGAACGCACCGTGGCCGACGTGATCTCCCTCGACCTCCCGGTGGCGGAGGAAGAGGGTGGGGAGGCGCTCGAGGAGCTCATCCCCGACACGAGCATGCCCTCCCCGGAACGGGCCGCCCTGGAGGAGCTGTTCCGCGAGGAGCTCCTGGAGATGGTGGGGAGGCTCCCGCCCCGGGACGCCCAGATCCTGCGCCTCCGCTACGGCCTCGAGGGGGCGAGACCTCAGGCCCTGGCCGAGATCGGTGAGGCTCTCGGGGTCAGCCGCGAACGGGCTCGCCAGCTCGAAGAGCGGGCGTTGAGGCGCCTCAAGGAGGCGTGGGGGGAGAAAGCCCTGGAGTTCTACCGCCGGCTCATCACCGAGGCCTAG
- the ligA gene encoding NAD-dependent DNA ligase LigA — protein MADLEEVQRRIEQLRTDIRRYDYHYYVLDQPLISDAEYDRLFRELQELEERYPQFVTPDSPTQRAGAPPAEEFGSVEHHIPMLSLQNCFSEDELAEWADRGRRLLGPAEVEYVCEPKLDGLSVELVYMDGAFTVGSTRGDGRVGEDVTRNLRTIKQVPLRLFSPDGPPPRLLEVRGEVYMEKEAFRRLNREREKQGEPLFANPRNAAAGSLRQLDPSVTAGRPLKLFCYHVGRAEGIEIRSQSELLTVFPKLGLPVNPIWKLCRSLPEVIAFYHELLRGRDRLPYESDGMVVKVNDFAQREVLGEVSRAPRWAIAFKFPAEEATTRVRDIVVQVGRTGALTPVALLAPVELSGATVSRATLHNEEEVRRKDVRIGDWVLVRRAGEVIPEVIKSIPERRTGEEREFTMPDRCPACGGPVERPPGEVAHRCENVSCPARIKESIRHFAWRRAADIQGLGEKLVDRLVESGLVRRVSDIYRLRKEDLVALERMGEKSAQNLLDQIDRSKGMPLARLIFALGIRYVGEHLAEVLAEHFGSLDALARATYGELLAVPEVGPRIAQSVVDFFRNPDNRRLIEELRAAGVAVEAGRPVEGPLSGKTFVFTGALAGLTRDEAVKLVEALGGKVSGSVSRKVDYVVVGADPGSKLARAQELGIPVLTEEEFRKLVGR, from the coding sequence AGCTCCAAGAACTTGAGGAGCGTTACCCCCAGTTCGTGACCCCGGACTCCCCCACCCAGCGGGCGGGGGCCCCTCCGGCGGAGGAGTTCGGGTCCGTCGAACACCACATCCCCATGCTCTCCTTGCAGAACTGCTTCAGCGAAGACGAGCTCGCCGAGTGGGCGGACCGGGGGCGGCGCCTGCTGGGCCCGGCCGAGGTCGAGTACGTGTGCGAGCCAAAGCTGGATGGGCTCTCGGTGGAGCTCGTGTACATGGACGGGGCCTTCACCGTGGGCTCGACCCGCGGCGACGGCCGGGTGGGGGAAGACGTGACCCGCAACCTGCGCACGATCAAACAGGTCCCATTGCGCCTGTTCTCTCCGGACGGCCCTCCCCCGCGCCTCCTCGAGGTCCGCGGCGAGGTGTACATGGAGAAGGAGGCGTTCCGGCGTCTGAACCGAGAACGGGAGAAACAGGGCGAGCCCCTGTTCGCCAACCCCAGGAATGCCGCGGCGGGGAGCCTCAGGCAGCTCGACCCGAGCGTGACCGCGGGGCGCCCCTTGAAGCTCTTCTGCTACCACGTGGGCCGGGCCGAAGGGATCGAGATCCGTAGTCAGTCCGAGCTCCTGACCGTGTTCCCCAAGCTCGGGCTCCCGGTGAACCCGATCTGGAAGCTCTGTCGGTCGCTTCCCGAGGTGATCGCCTTCTACCACGAGCTCCTCCGGGGGCGGGACCGCCTCCCCTATGAGTCGGACGGGATGGTGGTGAAGGTGAACGACTTCGCCCAGCGGGAGGTCCTCGGGGAGGTGTCCCGCGCCCCCCGGTGGGCGATCGCGTTCAAGTTCCCGGCCGAGGAGGCCACGACCCGGGTGCGGGACATCGTGGTCCAGGTGGGCCGCACCGGCGCCCTGACCCCGGTGGCCCTGCTCGCCCCGGTGGAGCTCTCCGGGGCCACCGTGTCCCGGGCCACCCTGCACAACGAGGAGGAGGTACGGCGCAAGGACGTGCGGATCGGGGACTGGGTGCTGGTGCGCCGGGCAGGGGAGGTGATCCCCGAGGTGATCAAGTCCATCCCCGAACGGCGCACAGGGGAGGAGCGGGAATTCACGATGCCCGACCGATGTCCGGCCTGCGGGGGGCCGGTGGAGCGCCCCCCCGGCGAGGTCGCCCACCGCTGCGAGAACGTGTCCTGTCCAGCCCGGATTAAGGAATCCATCCGCCATTTCGCCTGGCGCCGGGCGGCGGACATCCAGGGCCTGGGCGAGAAGCTGGTGGACCGCCTGGTGGAGTCCGGGCTCGTGCGGCGCGTGTCCGACATCTACCGCCTCCGTAAAGAGGACCTGGTTGCCCTGGAGCGGATGGGCGAGAAATCCGCCCAGAACTTGCTCGACCAGATCGACCGCTCGAAGGGGATGCCGCTTGCACGGCTGATCTTCGCCCTGGGGATCCGCTACGTCGGCGAGCACCTCGCGGAGGTGCTCGCCGAGCACTTCGGATCCCTGGACGCGCTGGCCCGGGCCACGTACGGCGAGCTTCTCGCGGTGCCCGAGGTCGGGCCGCGCATCGCCCAGAGCGTGGTCGACTTCTTCAGGAACCCCGACAACCGGCGGCTGATCGAGGAGCTGCGGGCGGCCGGGGTGGCCGTGGAGGCGGGGCGGCCGGTGGAGGGCCCCTTGTCCGGGAAGACGTTCGTGTTCACCGGGGCCCTGGCCGGGCTGACCCGGGACGAGGCGGTGAAGCTGGTGGAGGCCCTGGGGGGAAAGGTGTCCGGGTCCGTGTCGCGGAAGGTGGACTACGTGGTGGTGGGGGCGGATCCTGGGAGCAAGCTCGCCCGGGCCCAAGAGCTGGGGATTCCCGTGCTCACCGAGGAGGAGTTCCGAAAGCTTGTGGGCCGCTAG